From the Hemicordylus capensis ecotype Gifberg chromosome 1, rHemCap1.1.pri, whole genome shotgun sequence genome, the window ATGTATACAACAGGCTTGTGGAAAACCCAAACCGGAAGGAATAGGGCCCTTGCTACTTAAAATGGAGGCCGATCTAAGACCCCACATGGACTATCTACACCCTAACAGCCTGATAGATATTGAGAACTTTTTCACATCTGtgatggctgcagaatttgcagatggaaaaatCAATAAGGGTAGATATTTAACAATATTCCTCTTCGGTGGATTGCTTACAAAACGCCTATGGCCAGCGGTGAACCAGCAAATCATGGACAGGATGGCCCTAtttattacagattacattgtGAGGACTGGGTGGATTGAACATGTGTGCTGGGTGAGTGTATTTAATTTAAGCAATTTACATGATTGTGAGTTGTGCATACATgaccctattttatttatttatttattttgttgcagGAGAGCTTTTTTGCAGAGAACAGAATTTGCCCGTGGAATACTAGATTTCTACAGATCTTgaggcatacattaaaaatgctatatataatactgcctgtgtaaatatgtgctttcagaataaaaaatttaaaataaaaatgtgagtgttttaattttaaaaagaccctgTGGCTAAGATTCCCTACAGCATGGGAGGGTTGTGAGTAGCTGCCCATCAGAGAAAAATTAAGAAATTGCTAAAACTAGCAAACAGATTCAAACACTAATCTCTGCCCAACACATGACCCTTAAGAAATTGCTAAAACTAGCAAAGAGGTTCAAATAGAAAAATAGATCTGCTTACATTGTAAAACCATATAAACCCTCCTTTTAAACTACAAACAAGGGACCAATTTTAAATTAGTACTTTCcatattgttttttaaactaaaaatgaGAGTGTTATTCATACCTTGGTGTTCTTTTTCTGCTGGtgttgctcctgctcctgctgcagtTTTCAGAATGAAAAAAGGGATTTCCTGCCCCACAGTAATTTTTTCAGTTTGACTCATGGTTGCTGATTGCCTCATGCATGCTGATTGCCTTATCTCTTCTTTGCTTCTGCTGCCTTATCATCTGATGAACTCTTCTGACTCATCTTGCCAGTGGCTCAGGTCCCTCAACCTCACCCTCCCTCCTTGTAAAATAAGACAGAAATAAGCTGCACCCAACAAAAATAAACCAGACATTTATTTAGAGTCATCCccgtttttatttttatgaaacGATACATAATAAATAGCATTTAATAGAAAAACAGATGCAGTCTGAAGCTGTGTTTCTTCATAGAGACcatgttagggatgtgctgacaaaaacaacacaccacaGGAATGCAGCAGTATTAAATACTACATTTATACTTTTGCAAGGGAGTTTATACAGCTACCTCTGGAACAAGAAATTGTCTGTACTCTCTTTTTTCGAGGACACAGTTTacaaaagagagcattctggaatctTTCTGATGCGGGATAGCTTCTAACACCACCTTCGGGTCATCAGAATCCTTAACTCTGGTGATGAGATTTAGAGTCCGATCCACTGTTTCACTAGTCAGCATTAGCATTTTCGGACTATAACCAATTATAATGATTATGTGGAGCACTGCTTTCACACATCCTTGAAGACAATattctaataaatctggaaatatttctttcagtcCAGGTGACACATTCATGTGAGTCTTGACCCCCTGCTTGAACCTTACACCCGTAGCATGAATCATGCATGTAATTCTTCAGACAGTATTTTAAAACTCCATATACCCCCGTTCTCACGAGTCCCTTCATAGCAGACTTCcttttccttgctggtatgtaatctgaatcattcacttgtagtcctaggaaattctgcatagtaaCATGACTGGGTTGATGCATTCTCACTGCAGGAGGGTTCTGTAGGAGGGGAAGGTATGCTGTTAAAATGCTGTtattaccttttctttctttctttctttctttctttctttctttctttctttctttttaaaaagagatattcccacccaaattctccatacgcaccctgatatgcatgttcccTGGCTCTGTATCGTTCCACATTGCTAGAGGGTGTGTGTCAAGACATCAGACCTCACCCtactggggaaaaaaaaagaatAGTTTTAAGTTGCACCCCTGAGGAACTCTCTCATACTCCCAGGCCTATAACACTAACACTCCTTATTTACCTGGGCTCCAAAAGATTCTACAGCTGCAACCtccaagattccctgccagatttcataaacttCTTGGTCTTCTTCTTCAGGATGCCTGGCAGGCGGAAGTTTCTCgtcatcagaacttgtgctaatataCCACTTTCTTGGGCTAAGCTTTACATCTGTTTGCtgtacaatagtctccaaggatctctctggggagcccatgatTGCACAAACAatgagtctgcaaaaacaaaatggctcagagagacacAGGCTATTCCTACAGAATCAGGATGGCCAGACGTGTTCAtagagggatcacttgacccCGTTTCAGCCAGTAAAGTTACACAAGATGGCCACCCGATCATTATCACACCTGTGCACTCGGACCTTTctggggtctgaaacctgttcccattggtccagggtggttaggcgtgttcgtagaggggtcacatgcccaccttcgggacatgtctggacatattctggggtaggagtggaaggtggggggccaaacttccggggtgagggcgtactCCTACTTCTGACCATTTCTGGCCTTGTGgagggtctcctctgaccatttccactGACATATTTCTGCTGATGCATATCCGGTGACGTTTTTCCGGTGATGCCAGCACATTTTAACAGCtgcacaccccaccccctgtgaCGTCACTATGacatcatcctccagccacgtgcatttgtttgtaagcaaaagcacatggcttttgacagcaggtatgtctctCTACTACTActgtcctgccacttaaattatcTGAAtacactattttttacaccagaacatgcttagGATAAGTTGGTAATGTTAGGGTGTGGTggcatttttagaagaaattatgaataagacccactgacctgcacataacACATTTGGCACAGAaagtcctgccactgaaattggATGCACTGCAGTGGGCCCAGACTGGGTCTGGGCCACCCCCAAATGTTCCATAGGGGGCATTGTGGCTGTGCCACTGGCCCAAGCTGGGTGGCTGAACGCACAATGTTGTAGGCAGCTGTGGCCAGCCCATGGCTCACTCacagcccactcacccacccaccgatCTCCTGTCATGTGTGGCCAAAGGGGGTTTGAGGGCCAAGTGGGTCTGCCTGCAGCCAGCCTGTGTCTGCCTGCCCCCGTGGCACCAGTGGCAAAGGctgtggggctgggctggggctggcagGGCCAGGTGAGTTTCTTCCCCGCACCTGCACAGTGTCACTTGCCCGTGCCTGTGCACTTCCTTAGCTGCTGGCCTCGCAGAGGCAAACTTCTGTGGGTTGGCCCCAGAAAGGCTCTCAGAACCCCTCCGGCCTTGCAGCACCCCCTTGGGAACATTGCCCCCTGCAGTGTGGAGGACTGGACTTCACCCCAAAGTCCAGTCCAAAGGGTGCTTCTGGCCGTGCAGCAAGTAGATCTGGAAGCATCAGCATCAATGTCCATTCACGAGCAATCAAGCTGCATAACAGATGGTCCCCTCTGCTCTTACCTTCACACAGTAGTCTccctgttccttttaaaaatgtatggcaGTACTGTTACAGAAAGAGAAACGTAGGTTTCATGAATATTTATACAGTGCTTTTCAGTCAAAGCTTTCAAAGCATTTACTgtacattgaatgaatgaatgaatgaatgaatgaatgaatgaatggaatataataagatggttgcctgtccaaAAAAGGCTCCCACTCTAAAGAGAAACGGAAGGTAACACCAGCAACAAGCTCTGGAAGAATGctatgctggagttggataggaccagttgctttcCACCCGCTATATAGAAGAGACTCCACATTTTCCTCTTTGCTCACTTTGCAGCCCTTCTAAGATCTTAATGGAAAGTAATTAAGAGGAAATTCATGCTGGCAGTATGCGCACAACTTTCCCAAAGTATAATAAGAAGACAtcggtattccccccccccccaaatatgtgCTATCTAATAGTCATGTATCTCACGGATCTAGAGGACATGGGCAGCCTGGTCCTCTTGTTCTCCCTCCCATAGCATGCTTTACATACCAAGGATGGCGGAAAGTCCAACGCTGCTCTCCCCTCAGTCAGACCTTCCCTGTAGATCCTGATTGCAGGTAGAGGCCAAGGATTATACGCAGGAAGACCTTTGGGCAGCCCAGCTTCTTCAGTGTTGGAATAGGCACTGCTGCCAAGACACAAGGCACTGAGTGTTCCTGCTGCATAACTGCTGGCATCAGGCCCCTCCTATAGCACTTGCTCAAGTACATCACTTGTAACTTTGTGCTGATGCCCATAACCTTAAGCCTTGCCCTTAACAGTCCAGGAGCAAAGGATTGTGTCATAGGATTGAGCCCCTACACTTTGTGTTTGGATTCTTGGTTGCTATATAAGTTCTTCATacggattcattgagagaactcaagGAGGCCAAAAGGCtttaaaacaccaccaccacccttcacacacacacacacacacacacacacacacacacacacacacacaccatacaccTCACTGACTTGGGGTTTGAGGTAGGAGTTGTTGCCCAATATGCCTTATCCCCAGATCTGTTTTGGAGTTGCCGAAATGATTCGGGCAGATCCCTAGTTGCTAGCCCTGAtttttctgcaggctcccagaagcctctctgcttatggtTGAGACTGCAAGCgtatgggtctcacttttgaaatgctcaggagcctcacagcatcatgagccCTCCATTTGCTAGCACATTGGAGGAACAGTAACAGTTGCTgagtaggcagtgggacagttacctcCAGATTTAGTAGCTGCCAAAGCTAAATTTAAAGGGAACTAGCCTCATGCCTTCCATATGCTGGGATACCTACGTAGACTCCTGAAGTTAACTCTCAACAGTTGACTCTCTATTCAAGGTCTTTCTGCACAATTGACCCTCCTTTTGGTTTACCTCCCCTCCACTgatgcctcaaatgagctaaaaaGCTATGATGTTAGCAGGGTAGCCAGATAAAGCTCTGTGAACGTGCATTCCACCCTTATCAGAAGAAGGCTAGAGTGGGTGATAGGAGTTTAGAGATGTTCCCATTAAAACATTGATTAGTTTTACCAGGTGTTTCAAACTGAAAAGAGTTCCTGTGTTTGCACTACATTTGCATTAACCTATGCAAACATTGTATTCTACCACAGCACAACAGACAAACAATGGGATCTTCTGTGATTCCTCAGAACTGCCCTAACCAGGAaagaaggtcaattggaatgtcccCTTAGGACATGTTTTGGGTTTTAATTGCCCCTGGATTCTTGACCCCGTGTGCTCCCCTTGGTCTCCAGTTGCTATACCACTTGGCTGTGCTTTGCTCTGCGGGCCACCCTTGCTTCCAGGCCCTAGATTGGCTCCCTTGCCGGATCTGATCCGCACAGCCCTCCTTGCTACTTCCTGGAGctggcttcacaagaacagaCATCCTTTTGATCTGTCCTTGCTACCTTACTCCCTTGATCCTTCACTGCTGCTCACTGCCCCCCGGTCCATCCCCGAGGGAAGAAGTCCTTCAGTAGCTCCTGAGCTATGAGAATCTAACCGCTACTCAAGGAAGACATGAGGTTGTATGAATACTGCTGCGCCCCAGTCTGGGATCCCCCTATCTCTGCTTCTTCTCACTTAAATACAAGAACCTGTTcctctgagcctcctttctctggccagcctagaaGCTACTTCAATTAGGACATTAAGCTAGATTTCCTCCTAGTGGCTGTATGGTTAATCTTGCAACATAGTTTTAGTAATAACATTGCTTTACATGACTCTCTTACTCCATTGTAACCCTTACCTGCAAATGAAACTTCTTTTGTTTttgaaaccagcccccccccccccaacactcttGTCATTTTTCTGTAAGCAACACTTGGCActaaatttattctgatgtggaactgcttcactctgagctaattttcccACACAATGCCCATATgaaattttggggtgttcaccaatccccccggggcagttccattaagTCCAGCTCAAGCTCAAAATCTTTATTTATTAAGAAGCAAAAAGAGTACCTATGATTTAATTTCTGTTGTTCATTATGCATTTTCCCTTAACTCAATCTTTACAGAGCATATTATGTAAGATAATGTTCTCTGTTCCCGGAACTGCctcatgctgttttgttttgttttgcagcacTAGACTCTGCTTGGCGATATCATCTTACACAATGTTTTTCTAGGGAGCAGCCCTCAGTTCAAAGATCTGAATGGCATATAAGAGTCCAATCAGCTCAGAAAGTGGTACGCAGAGGGAAAGAAAGCTGCTTCGTTGGGGGACCTCAATATCAGCATTGATAGCTAAATTCCAGGAGGCAAAAGAATTTTCTCTGGGTGTTTAAAAAACAGAACTCAGAAGGTAAGCTTCCAGTACATTCCACTTTCTAGGCTAGAGGCGGCTcacttaatgtgtgtgtgtgggtgggggtgggggacactgcAAGTGTGGCTTATGCTATTATGGTCAACATGCAACTTCATCAGAGGCACAATCTGTTGTATTTGTATgctttgttagtctttaaggtgccacaaggctTGTCATCTTTCTTACAACAGGAGATAGCTATTGTTTGGGAAAGGAATGACAGGATTGCAAGTCCAGCCGTTCCTCCAGAGTAGATAGGGTTTATTCATGGAGAAAGAAATGGGAATCTTGTTCCTCTTCTAATCTATATTAACATCAGAGAGTGTGCACACCAAGTTCCTCTCACATCCCACCTCTAAGTACTTATGATAACCTTCCAAGTAATAGCTAGTTCCTTAGAAATAGCAAGTGATGTGATTGTCTGCCAGGGTTAATAGCACACCTCTATTTACCACCAATTATGTACTACTTTTGTACTTGACATTATTTGATTACTAGGAAAAAAATGGGTTCCATCCTTAAATGATTAAGCTGAAGAGGACCCAAACCAGTGATATAGTTTATTAGACCAAATTACGTATTGGAAGGCATCAGTGTTCAGAGTTACCCGGAGTAACTGATCATTAcctgggcctcctgccaccatccATGCAGCTCTTTACTAAGCGGAGCAGAGCCACCCCCCAGCAAACAGCCACTCCAAATCAGTCCTCTCCGTCTTTCCCTCCTTCATGGTGGCAGCAACCACCACCGCTTGACTCAGTGTATGGCCTTCCGTGCCTCCCACATGTGCTGCTGGTCTGGTGGAAAAAAAGGGGGATGAAACAGTAGATAACATGTCAAGAGTGCTGCAGAGGACTGGAACCCTTTTGACATTTCCTCTTCCTTGCACtttcaaaatcccccccccctttcataaTCAGATCAGCAGCATacaaggaaggtgctggagggtggcaccaagccaggcagtgctgGTAGCTGCTGCCATGGAGTGGGGTGCAGCAGAGAAGGTCATGAGGGGTGTGTATGTGAAGGTGAAtgacatttggcaccctgcctcagacAAAAGAAGGTATTGGGTCTTGAATGCTGACTGGTAAGAGGGGAggtaaaactttaaaataaaataagctgttTTCAATTTTTGTACTGTTGTTCCAGCAGTGTTAGCAATGCAGCCATCAGAGAAATATTTGTTCAAACACAAGGGGTTCTATTTCCAACCAGATATGGTTACAGCAGAATATGTTGATATCCTTGAAAATTTGGAAATCAGAGACAGCGATGTATTGCTAGTCACTTATCCCAGATCAGGTAAGACTGGATATATGTTCATGAACAGAGGTCTAACTACTATTAaacaatttaatatttaaatttttgaagtgttttgtGTATTAACCCTACAGCAATACAGTTAAGAATCATTTTCATTTGGGCCACCCCAGCCTGTTCTTCATTTACAGCTGAAAGAAAGTTGGATAGGTGGTGTGACAGTTGCTCTCATGCAGCCCTTGTTGCTCTTGACCTTCCTTGACTTTCTTCTTGTGCCAGGCCCTGTGTGCATCCTTCTATTGTGTGTCCCCCTTGGGACAGAGTCACACCATCTTGATTGTATATTCAGTGGCTGATATATTGTGCAGGAGAATGTGGGCAGCTTGAGCACCGACCTTGCACATGTGTATGCACCTGCAATGGTGCTGCACTGCTGTGAGAAAGCACTGCACGCATGGACTTGTGTGACACAATATCCAATGGAACAAATGGTTGTTGTGTCACACAGTTCTGTCCATAGAGTCCTTATTACCTTTAGGGTGGTAGCACATGGCATTGCAGAAGCACAGGGGCACAGGTGCTGTTCACGTCCCCGGAGTACGCTTGTTCTGTAGACCTCACTCCAGACATTAGGAGTGCCATAGGCACTCACGGGTCTagtggggaaagcagggaggaagaccCACCCCTCCGTTGTCACTCACCGCCTCCCACCCAACCAACATGCTTACagtgccatttgtctgaagggggaattGTTGTATGGGTCTTCGCTAGCAATTCCATGTGTTACAACCCCTACCAATGTGATAttctgcctagagatgtacatatcagctggtataaaaatatgtttaaataaataaataaataaatattccctttCACAGGAACAATATGGactcagaacattttgagcttgATTCATCATAAAGGTCACCGAGATGGAACTGAAGATACGGATTTATTAGACAGAGTCCCATGGCTGGAGTACAATATGCGCAATATGGATTTCGACAAGCGCCCATCGCCTCGTCTCTTTTCTAGCCATCTGCCCTACTATCTAGTGCCGAAGGGGTTACGAAATGGAAGAGCAAAAGTAAGGCGAGCCACTTCTTAATTCTGTTAAATTAAACtttgttttctcctcctttaACTTAACATGACCATTTTCATTGACAATATTGACTGTCTCAGGACATCTCCACACTTCTCTTCCTTCTTTGGTATGAATGAAAGACCCTGAGGGCCAAACCATGGCTTATGGGAGACATCCCTTCCCCCCAGAGCGGCAGTCTCAGTCATGCATATAGCAAAAGGCTGAATGACTGGAGGCCAAAAGTCCATGAAACATCTTACCAAGCACCTTCATGGTGAACAGTTTTAGGGGTACTCTCTTTATTAACTCATCTAAAAGGAAGATGACCATAAACTTAATCAAACTAGAGAAAATTACTGTGAAAACCTAATGTGATGGATCTCCATATCAATGGTAAGCACTTTGTTAATATCGTTGAATTGTCTACATCCGTTAGAGGTAAATAGGTttataaaaatattgttttttctGCAGATTATTTATGTAGCGAGAAACCCAAAAGATGTAATGGTCTCCTTTTACCATTTTTCCAAATTTTCTATGAAAATAGAAGAAATGGAAGATTTTGGTGTCTTCATGGAGCGGTTTTTATCTGGCAAAGGTAAACATTATTTGCTACCACACCCTTGTCTCTGTACCCCTTCTCGGCATTTGAGAACAAGCTCTTGAGAGCACAGGAAGAGAGTATTCAGGTTCTATGAGGAAGTTctgtcctattttttaaaaatcctatagCTGCCTTCCTCCAAACAAAAAAACTCAACACATTTATTCTATGAAAAATAAATTCAGCAGCTGGCATTCAGCCTCATCAAGTGATTGTGCAAATGTGCTGCACAAGTGCAAGGATGTGGTGCTAACTAGTTCTGCTCACTCTGGTGCTTGCATTCCTGACTAGTGTTGCACTCATGCAACCATCTTTCCACTTGTGCAACACGATGTTCAGCATGTGCTGTGTCTGCTGCTGAGCAAGCTTTTCCTGCATTCATTTACTTTTGTGCATGAGTGAGACTTGTGGATTTTGTGCAAACATATTATTTTCTTGCGCACATGCTACTTTGTTCCCCAAGTGCTTTTTCATCTTGATACGACCCATTCTTTTGCATTATAGTATAGTGTCAGTGTTTAACCCAtatgtagtgatcagtcactggcCAGCCCCTCCTATCCCCTAAAACGTTGACTAGAAgttaaccctgtcctgactgacaatCCCTAACTCTAACTGGATCTGTCCTTGCGGCCAAGGGATTGAGACTGCGACGAACATCCTTTTCTATTCAGTGTATAGGGATTTTCGTATCTCTCTTCTCTCACCCCTCTTATTAaatactagtatgtgtaagcccgttgtaataacgggctctagtgggggggggggtttcccgctgccgcctcacccaccttgggcgcactccttgggccgccacctttggccgaggcggcggctctgccgccatctcggccgcactctccgcctgcCGTTTCTCATggcagcggccgccgccatcggggccactcGCCCCCCCgcggccaccacctccttggcccgcactcctttggccgaggccgcggctctgccgcggcctcggccgcactctccgcccgccgcttctgctcctcccggtctcccgtggcggcgaggactccacctctggccgaggactCCACCGGCGGCcgtgtccaacatggccgcccgtctctgggcagccgtatctttttcgcccgatctgggcatgcgctccgctccgcgcatgcccagaatgggcgaaaaagacacgggcagcacggccgcacgtccaaggcttttatggtagaggATTCCTGTTAGAATGAATGATAGATATGCATCCTTTTTACTAGCTGATCCTTGTGTACCCATAACGCTGTCTGTGGCTAATTTCTGTGCAGCTGCATATGAGATTaggtctgagctggtttgagATATTGGTATTATAACATTAGATTTTGTATTATTTATATTATCTTTACTGCAATCTGTACTGTCTTTCTTTTATGTTGTTGGCTCAGTGACAGtaataatctaatctaatctaatctatctatctttcaCATGTCACAGAAGGATGCATACACATAGAAAGCTGCATTCtctcagaggagagctgttcttgtagtagaaagcatgaattgtcccttttgctaggcAGGTTCCGaactggtttgcaattgaactgGAGACTATTCagtgtgtgaggactgtaagagattccccttaggtg encodes:
- the LOC128332616 gene encoding amine sulfotransferase-like isoform X2, with amino-acid sequence MQPSEKYLFKHKGFYFQPDMVTAEYVDILENLEIRDSDVLLVTYPRSGTIWTQNILSLIHHKGHRDGTEDTDLLDRVPWLEYNMRNMDFDKRPSPRLFSSHLPYYLVPKGLRNGRAKIIYVARNPKDVMVSFYHFSKFSMKIEEMEDFGVFMERFLSGKVLGSLWLDHIEGWYAHRGDFNILFLTYEEMKKDLRSAVLKICNFLGKRLSEEELADVVEKAGIDKMKMDRRTNYTTLPTGLVDFSKGAFLRKGTIGDWKNTMTVAQSERFDSVFKERMDKLPFKFCWDINDEL